One Owenweeksia hongkongensis DSM 17368 genomic region harbors:
- a CDS encoding serine hydrolase domain-containing protein has product MNKPIKRMIRIALLAATVVSLYFVPWILVKVWILPLPDTVQEQVDEAIDHGFDGIVVYIDEGGKPPAFYAGGWHDRENKIPANPHALFKIASISKLYDAVAVTKLVSDGRLFLDKTLADYLPELKGRIENADKITLRMMIQHRSGIPNFTDAPDFWSSPTQTYEESLALILDKPANFEPGKKYEYCNTNYLLINKIMDNELGYDNFKFIQEEILTPLNLVHTFGSLKDVNMDDVMSGYHVGHPYDLKEDDHGMLTTAEDVGIFLRALNDGSLFEPGEQEIYSSIYKYEHAGWVPGYQSFAKYHDNLDAVIVEFYSTTDPKLYNWNLSEIINKRIVKILKRQKRQ; this is encoded by the coding sequence ATGAATAAACCAATCAAACGCATGATCAGAATAGCTTTACTGGCAGCAACCGTGGTTTCCCTGTATTTTGTTCCTTGGATTTTGGTAAAAGTCTGGATACTTCCATTGCCTGATACGGTTCAAGAACAAGTGGATGAGGCTATCGATCATGGGTTTGATGGAATTGTTGTTTATATAGATGAAGGTGGTAAACCTCCGGCTTTTTATGCTGGTGGCTGGCATGATCGTGAAAACAAAATACCGGCAAATCCTCATGCTTTATTCAAAATTGCCAGTATCAGTAAGTTGTATGATGCTGTGGCTGTAACCAAATTGGTAAGTGACGGACGACTTTTTCTCGACAAAACCTTAGCCGATTACTTACCTGAACTTAAAGGAAGAATTGAAAACGCAGACAAAATTACCTTACGCATGATGATTCAGCATAGAAGTGGGATTCCTAATTTTACGGATGCTCCAGATTTTTGGTCATCCCCCACCCAGACCTATGAAGAAAGTCTTGCACTGATTTTGGACAAGCCAGCCAACTTTGAACCCGGCAAAAAGTATGAATACTGCAACACAAATTATTTGTTGATCAATAAGATAATGGATAATGAACTAGGGTATGACAACTTCAAATTCATTCAGGAAGAAATTCTTACCCCACTAAACCTTGTACACACATTTGGTTCGCTTAAGGACGTAAATATGGACGATGTGATGAGTGGCTACCATGTTGGGCATCCATATGATTTAAAGGAAGATGATCATGGCATGTTAACCACTGCCGAAGACGTGGGCATTTTTCTACGTGCCTTAAATGACGGATCATTGTTTGAACCAGGAGAACAGGAGATTTACTCCTCCATTTATAAATATGAGCATGCAGGCTGGGTTCCGGGATACCAAAGTTTTGCAAAATACCATGACAACCTTGATGCTGTGATTGTTGAATTCTACAGTACCACCGATCCTAAACTGTACAATTGGAACTTGTCTGAAATCATAAATAAAAGAATTGTCAAGATTCTGAAAAGACAAAAAAGGCAATAA
- a CDS encoding S8 family serine peptidase yields MNKCIYVLTGLLFCLSLKAQSQTEFRVYLKDKGSSLELLESPERFLSTAALSRRALQNIPINNRDLPIAKEYKQTLNELGAIPMAHSKWLNYVYVSHPQPALIASLPFVERIEFSKRHQSFLCGVNSGDTLDYGFANGQIEMLNGDLLHQEGYTGTGITIAVIDAGYEGFIQSSAFDSLRTSQRLLGTFNYISNDSNVFSGWGSHGTSVLSIMAANLADTMIGTAPDANYWLFTTENIHQETPLEMDHWVMAAEFADSVGAQVINTSLSYQLFDDPQDNYSYSDMDGNTTVITRAADIAASKGILIVAGAGNEGGTSQPHIAAPADGDSVLTVGAVNWQGDYASLSSIGPSFDNRVKPDVMAQGSPTTLIDGTGNFNADFGTSYAAPLVAGLAACLIEAYPSKHSEEIANYIRESAHLYATPNDSMGYGIPDFQLALSLYAPEYLVKETEYKLYPNPVQDHIIIDATTQKNWAAELRILDLSGRCIVQKDIQAYDAYRLNLNLKKGSYIIQLTGDINGIYKFQSQ; encoded by the coding sequence ATGAACAAGTGTATCTATGTATTAACAGGGCTTCTCTTTTGCCTAAGCCTAAAAGCTCAAAGCCAAACTGAATTTAGAGTTTATCTAAAAGATAAGGGCTCCAGCCTGGAATTACTCGAATCTCCTGAAAGATTCTTATCAACTGCTGCGCTTAGCCGGAGAGCTTTACAAAATATACCTATAAATAATCGCGATTTACCTATTGCCAAAGAATACAAACAAACTCTGAATGAATTGGGGGCTATACCCATGGCCCATTCCAAATGGTTGAATTATGTCTATGTCAGTCACCCGCAACCAGCATTAATAGCCTCCTTACCTTTTGTGGAGCGAATTGAGTTTTCCAAAAGACATCAAAGTTTCTTGTGTGGTGTGAATTCTGGCGATACCCTTGATTATGGATTTGCGAATGGCCAAATTGAAATGTTGAATGGCGATTTACTTCATCAGGAAGGTTACACAGGAACAGGCATTACCATTGCTGTAATTGATGCCGGGTATGAAGGCTTTATCCAAAGTTCAGCCTTTGATAGCCTGCGAACTTCTCAAAGACTTTTAGGTACTTTCAACTATATTTCTAATGATTCAAATGTTTTTTCTGGCTGGGGCAGCCATGGTACAAGTGTGCTATCTATAATGGCTGCAAATCTGGCTGATACCATGATAGGAACCGCTCCTGATGCGAACTATTGGCTGTTCACCACCGAGAACATCCATCAGGAAACTCCCCTTGAAATGGATCATTGGGTAATGGCAGCTGAATTTGCTGATAGTGTTGGAGCACAGGTTATCAACACTTCACTTTCATACCAATTATTTGATGATCCACAAGATAATTACAGTTACAGCGACATGGATGGCAATACTACCGTAATTACCAGAGCAGCAGATATAGCTGCTTCAAAAGGTATTTTGATAGTTGCTGGCGCAGGAAATGAAGGAGGCACATCTCAGCCACATATTGCAGCTCCTGCCGATGGTGATTCGGTGCTTACCGTTGGTGCTGTGAACTGGCAAGGAGACTATGCTTCGCTCTCAAGCATCGGCCCAAGTTTTGACAATCGTGTAAAACCCGATGTAATGGCACAAGGCTCGCCCACAACTTTAATTGACGGTACCGGGAATTTCAACGCTGATTTTGGCACCTCATATGCGGCTCCCCTAGTAGCCGGCTTAGCAGCTTGTTTAATTGAAGCTTATCCATCAAAGCACAGTGAAGAAATAGCCAATTATATTCGAGAATCGGCACATCTTTATGCCACTCCAAACGATTCCATGGGATACGGTATTCCTGATTTTCAACTGGCGCTTAGTCTTTACGCTCCTGAATATTTAGTAAAAGAAACGGAGTATAAGCTCTACCCAAATCCAGTGCAAGATCACATCATTATAGATGCTACGACTCAGAAAAACTGGGCAGCAGAACTTCGCATACTTGACTTAAGCGGTAGGTGCATAGTTCAAAAGGACATTCAAGCTTATGATGCCTATCGCCTCAATCTAAACCTTAAGAAGGGTAGTTATATCATACAACTTACCGGAGATATCAACGGTATTTATAAATTTCAAAGTCAGTAA
- a CDS encoding alpha/beta hydrolase-fold protein, translated as MNTSIKFGSIHLIVLSLLIHLGAVAQKESTYLQQLGLKDSLYSKTLSETRTIYVQLPSGYNPENQREYPVVYLLDGEVLLPALSSVYENYYGGFMPEMILIGISNDHDRTKNLTPTTITTKYGMPFKEENGEAATFAQFLKEELIPFVENKYRATSYRTLVGHSYGGLFVCHELINDPKLFANYLAIDPSLDWDDQQLLKQAQKPLQVELEGKALFISMSGQLHMQDPTITIDNLMQDTSDFTLFSRSIVQFSNLLKEKGKGLKSYWKFYPNDIHGTVPLPSMLDGMLALFHWYQMEQTDKFNSPATPKDELYAIVKYRAKKLETHFGYPVPPYPEDLMNMSGYMNLDMGQPDKAKMFFELATEYYPTSGNAFDSLADYYESQKDYTNALKAVSKAYALSGSNYHKERMEAFGKKK; from the coding sequence ATGAATACATCAATCAAATTTGGGAGCATACATCTTATTGTTTTGAGTCTGCTCATTCACTTAGGTGCGGTGGCACAAAAAGAAAGCACCTATTTGCAACAACTGGGCTTGAAGGATAGTCTTTATTCAAAAACACTTAGTGAAACACGAACCATCTATGTTCAACTGCCAAGTGGTTACAACCCTGAAAACCAACGAGAATACCCTGTGGTTTATCTATTGGATGGCGAAGTATTGCTGCCTGCACTTAGTTCCGTTTACGAGAACTACTACGGTGGCTTTATGCCCGAGATGATTCTCATTGGTATTTCCAACGACCATGATCGTACCAAGAATCTGACACCAACCACCATCACCACCAAGTATGGAATGCCTTTTAAGGAAGAGAATGGTGAAGCCGCCACGTTTGCCCAATTTTTAAAAGAAGAACTTATTCCTTTTGTGGAGAATAAATATCGGGCTACCTCGTACAGAACATTAGTGGGCCATTCGTATGGCGGTCTCTTTGTTTGTCATGAGCTTATCAATGATCCAAAGCTCTTTGCCAACTATTTGGCCATTGATCCAAGCTTGGATTGGGATGATCAACAACTACTGAAGCAGGCACAGAAGCCCCTTCAAGTTGAGCTCGAAGGTAAGGCGCTTTTTATTTCAATGAGTGGACAATTGCATATGCAAGATCCAACTATTACCATCGACAATCTGATGCAGGACACTTCTGATTTCACCCTTTTCTCGCGCTCCATTGTGCAGTTTTCAAACTTGCTGAAGGAGAAAGGCAAAGGGCTGAAATCCTATTGGAAGTTTTATCCGAACGATATCCATGGTACGGTTCCACTGCCTTCCATGCTAGATGGAATGCTGGCCCTTTTTCACTGGTATCAAATGGAGCAAACAGATAAGTTCAATTCGCCAGCCACGCCCAAAGACGAGTTGTATGCAATTGTAAAATACCGCGCTAAAAAGCTCGAAACGCACTTCGGCTATCCCGTTCCGCCTTATCCAGAAGACCTGATGAATATGAGCGGATATATGAACCTGGACATGGGCCAACCAGATAAGGCCAAGATGTTCTTTGAACTTGCCACTGAGTACTATCCAACCAGTGGCAATGCTTTCGACTCCCTAGCTGATTATTACGAAAGCCAGAAAGATTATACCAATGCTTTAAAGGCCGTTTCTAAGGCGTATGCTTTAAGTGGTAGCAACTATCACAAGGAAAGAATGGAAGCGTTTGGAAAAAAGAAATGA
- a CDS encoding alpha/beta hydrolase: MKSLFKSAQGKQEVLSLYDQKLEELNIDFEYIQVETSFGITNIIATGDTSLPPIIFIHGSNGCAPIALETYPNLSKRFRVYAVDVIAQPNKSAETRPSMKDDAYGKWMNEVIDQLNITGVTLAGFSFGGLVILKTLENDESKIKEVFLSAPAYIVNGNPLKALFKIFIPMRRYMRSGKPKFVEAFLRELFTNRDEFGIKYLSKVFMHFKMDFTPVPIIDKEKAKLIKTPITLIAAKHDVMFPGEKMIKRATQIFPSLKESVLLKNSKHVQSSQDNRFIENLILEA; encoded by the coding sequence GTGAAATCATTATTCAAATCGGCCCAAGGCAAGCAGGAAGTCTTAAGCCTGTACGACCAAAAACTGGAAGAGCTCAATATTGACTTTGAGTACATACAAGTTGAAACGAGTTTTGGAATAACAAACATCATAGCTACGGGAGATACATCTCTCCCACCCATAATTTTCATTCATGGTTCTAACGGTTGTGCACCTATTGCATTAGAAACGTATCCTAACTTGAGCAAGCGCTTTAGAGTTTACGCGGTGGATGTAATTGCCCAACCCAACAAGAGTGCGGAAACCAGACCGAGTATGAAAGATGACGCCTATGGCAAATGGATGAATGAGGTAATTGATCAACTCAACATTACAGGTGTAACGCTTGCCGGGTTTTCGTTTGGTGGATTGGTTATTTTAAAAACGCTGGAAAATGATGAAAGCAAAATCAAGGAAGTGTTTCTGTCAGCCCCAGCTTACATTGTAAATGGAAATCCGCTAAAGGCCTTATTTAAAATATTCATCCCCATGAGGAGGTATATGAGGTCGGGTAAGCCCAAATTCGTGGAGGCTTTTTTGAGAGAGCTCTTTACCAATAGAGATGAATTTGGCATCAAATACCTTTCAAAAGTATTCATGCACTTTAAGATGGATTTTACGCCTGTTCCCATTATTGATAAAGAAAAAGCAAAGCTCATCAAGACCCCTATAACGTTGATTGCGGCAAAGCACGATGTTATGTTTCCGGGCGAGAAAATGATTAAGCGGGCAACACAGATATTTCCATCCTTAAAAGAAAGTGTGCTGCTCAAAAATTCCAAACACGTGCAATCGTCCCAAGACAATCGATTTATTGAAAACTTGATATTGGAAGCATAG